TATCGTGCTTGATGGATGCTATCTTATTTAGATGCCGCGACATCCTCTTCTCTCGTGACCTAGTCAGGTCAGGCCGCCATTGAAGATCACTATGTTGGATCACCAACGCCTCCGTCAGGCATTGCCTGTCGAGAGCCACAACTCGATCACGCATCATCGTTGTCGTGCTGCTGAGAAAtttgttgagtatatatgaaaaaaGTACTTTTAGATATTTCCTAATTTATATATGAATATTCCTATCCCTGAAAAAAATGTAAGTTTTGCCTCTAGTtcattttagtctgcatataagtcaCTAAAATGAccaacaaatcttatatgcggagtaaaaagaaagtcATAAGTATGTCCATGTAACTATCGGTAAATTGTTCAAGAAAAATGCTCGTGCACGTTTAAGTtagtttttcaaatttgaaaactagccTTTTGAGATTTTTTTATTATCTCCGACTCATCCTTGATAATTTTAACTTTGGCCTTTTTCAAACCGAAGGGTTGCGGCCGGCTGGGTGGGGATGTGACGCGTGCTGCATGCAGCTGGTCCTGCTGGCGTGGGGTGCGTGAGTTTTTCAACAACTGGCATTCATCGTTACTCCCTTCGTTGCTAAGTTTTCTAAAATTAGCAAAACGTATGAATTtacactataaaatatgtctacatacatccatacgtAGCCTATATTAAAATCTTGGAAAAATCTTATATTTCGAAACGGAGGCACCTTtttctcctcccccctcttccgtTCCATTTGAACACTCTCCTCCGATTTACCTCATCTCATCTCCTCCCTCGGCCGCCGGTCTTGCTGTGTTcctccgtagatagatctggtaACCACCGAATCCTTGCTCTAGTCTGTTCATTTCTTTATGCAGTCTCCTTCACGCTGTATCTTCCCTTGGTTTTTTTACAGGCCATCTAGAAGGAGAGGCGCGCTCATGTCGCCAGAACAGGAGCGTGCGGCAATGGCGGCCGCGTCCGGCGAGCTTCCGCCTGCTGCTACAAGGGAGAAGAAAGATCCGAGTTTTGCAGAATCCTCTCCGGCGGTCCCAGCCATGGCGGCCGAAGACGGGTGGTCCACGCTTCCGGGCGACCTCGTCCGCCGCATCGCCGACTCCTTCCTCGACGACAACAACCTTGACTGGTACATGGACTACCGCGCCGTCTGCACCGGCTGGCGCGCCCCCACCGACGACCCAAGGAGCGACGCCTCCGACGCCCGCTTTCGCCCGAGCCGGTGGATCGTCCTCGACGAGGCCTTCCACAGCCAAGGGAATCTGCTCCTGTTGAACACCGTTACCGGCCGCTTCCTCCGCAAGAATTTTCCGCAGCTCGGCGACTACCACATCGTGGCCACCACTCTCGACGGCTACTTCGTCCTGGCGGAGAAAAGCCCTCCTCATGCCGCTCGCGTCCTCAACCCTCTCACCGGCGTCGTGATCCGTTTCGTGGCGCCCGTGCCCCCTGATGTGGGAATCGCTGATGTCATTTTCCCCCACGGCTCTTCGCTCCGGCTCGACGTCTTCTCCGACTCATCTCGCAAGACTTACTCGGCGGCTCCTCACAGTGAAAGTTTCGTCAGATACAACCATAAGCAGCCATTATTAGCTTACGATTTCTTCCGGAAGGCGGTCGTGGGTGGTGTCTACGCAAGCTTTTCTGAAGCATCCGTAGTTCGTGAGATGATTATTTGCTTAGGCAAATTTCTGCCGGTTGATCTTGCTCCTGTGACCGAGGTTCTCTCCCTTGATCTTCCTGGACATGGGTACGGCATGCGGTGTTTCCTAGTGGATTTGCATGGGCATATATGTATCGTCATGAAGATCATGAATCCACATGGAGTCTCGGCTCTCTTTGCTCTTCAATATGACACCGAGACAAGTAACCTCTGTCTTCTGAAGACCCCAGACAGATATGCCATCTTCATCGGTGACCACAGGTGCTTCTCCGTCGATGTTGATGAGTTCCCAGGAACTGAGCCAGACTGTGTGTACTACACTGAACATATAGGTTCATCCGCTCATATATGCAAGTGCAACATCAAGGATAACAAAATGGAGAGGATCTCTGAAGCTGCTGATTTTGTGAAGCAGGACAAGAAGTTCGTCCTGGTCGCTGACCGTCCTTACACCATCATCCACCTTCTGGCCAGCTACACCATCAACAACCCGGACTCTCAACTGGCCTTGCAACAGATTCCATAAGGCGTCGGCAAATCGGATACTGATTTGGATCCGACAAGAAGGCTATGCATTTGCTAAGTAattcttcttgtttccattctagtCTTTCGTTTAGTTATTATGGTTATTATGCCTTGCCTAGTTAAGGGTAAGAAACAGGTAGATCCTATGTTAGATCACCTTTAGTGGAAGTACAGTTTGATGTCTTAATTAGTACTATTTGGTATCAACCTAATGCGACATCTATTATCGTGCTTGATGGATGCTATGTTATTTAGATGTGTCCACTTGTTCTTCTCTTGTATTACTACTTCCTAGCAAATGCAATGTGGTGCTTAATTTCTGGCAGTACTAAATGTTGGCCCAAATTTTGTCAACTTTTGGATTTTGCTCCTGCAATGGAACCATCTTTGCAATGTCATATACGTACTGTGCAAGAAATGGTTTTAGATTTGCTTACTAACGGTTTGTCAAGCTGTTGTATAATGTGGCCTGGGTATGAAAGGAATGTTTCATCTATTTTTGAAATGGTCTGACATGTCTATGCTTGAGCCCCTTGAACTAGTTGCATTTGTAGTTTGTTCGTTGCATTTATGGGCATTACTAAAGAAACACAATCTGCAGCATGAATGTTGTTAAAGAACTAAACCAAAGATGTTCTCTGCTTATAAATATTTGTCACGCAGTTGGTCATTAATGTTTGTACAAGGGTATTGTAGATTCAGTACCTTTTTTGTACTTCATATTACATAGATTTTATCCTGTTTAGAGAATAAGTGTGTCCACCTGATCACCGAACCAGAGTAGTAGACTATCAAGAGCTCAAAATGTCCTTGTACTGCTGCAACAGTAAGCAGAGAACAATTGTTGGAACTTGGAAGTAACATAGGCTAGTGGATGAACTACTGAAACATCAGTTCTAACCATACCTTGTATGGTTTCTTCTTCATCTAGAACTGCAGCGCCGTCGGTTTGTTGTCGGAGAACAATGTGTTTAGGCGTTTCTTAATTGTAGCTGCAGTTGATGGGCCAATCATTCAGTTTGCTTCTAGTATAGGTTCTATCCTCAAGCAACTGCTGGACACTTGAAGTCTGCATTTTGCCATTGAGACCATCAATGCATTCAGATAGCATATCAATTGTTTTTTCTAATTATCAGATTGGTTGACGGTTAGTGGTTCGGGGTCGAAGTGTATAATTTTCAGCACTAACTCAAAGCATAATTCCAAGTGGTTCAGGCTAGTGTTTTTCTTTCAGACGGGTTACATTTGGAACTCTGATTTCTCCTGAAGAAGAACTactctcaaaaacaaaacaaaaaagaagaTACTAAACAAACATGGGTGCAAGTATTTACTTAGTTCGTTTGGGATGGAGTATCTGCATGCATGACATTCTAAACACTACATCAAAATAGCATATCGCTAAACTGCTATTAAGCATCTACATTGACGGGCTACCCTGCCCGTCTGATGAACAAAACACCCACGGGCCTGTCCAGGCCCGCACCACCTATGGTCTTTGGCGACGTAGCTCTCCCTCCATCCTCCGCTTACGGCCATGACTTAATAACTCTTTTTTCAACCGGAGGTGGCAAATAGATTGCAGAAGCAACAGTAATAAATAAGTTTCGCATTATGTCTTATATGTGGAATGTAAAATATCTATCTAGAAGTACACCATCATCTTTGAAATTTATAAACATAATTGTGTGATCCAAACAAAAATGCTACATCTACGTACAGCCTACGGGTTGTTACGTGATTTACCTTAACTACTAAACTCTCGCCCCTGATTTCAACTGGGGTGGCCCCCAGCCACTAATTCTGCTCCAGTAATTACCCCCACGTCAACCTTTACGTAAAATCATCACGTAAGATTAGGTGGGTCTAGGATTACTGGTGATCCAAATATAACAAGGTAACATTTTCGACAAGAATTGTAGCTTAAGTACTGTATACTTTTGGCGATACTGCAAGGAAATTCACCAAAATGAAGTTTGTATAATTTGGGATCTCGACCATTGATATTATTTTTTTGCATGCAGGAGAGATATAGTAGCCCGAAGGCATGTAAATAGAAACTTACCAAGAAGTCATAAAATAAATACACAGAATAGAAGTACAATTATATAGGTGCATAGCACACCACTGGAATGACCGATTGACCATCAACCAAATATTTATAGTATAATGCCGCTAAAACATAAAAGAACATGCCAGCAGTATTAAGTTGGGTGAGGATTTAGTTGCACTGAATATGTTCTACTACAAGCGAGAGAAATGATGTATACTAAATCGTAGTTTATGTTCAgtcatataagcggtaggaacttaAATTAGTAGTATTCAGCCTACCGCTCATGCTAGAAAAATAGCGCAAGTATACATTTGAGTTATCAAGAGTTAATATCCACGAGATAAAAAATTGATGGCTACATCATTTGCTCAGAAATAACTAGCTAAAGCTGGGAACAAATTAAATACGGTACTAGAAAAAAGAGTACTACCAACTCATCAGCAAATTTGGTGCTCCCTTCATTGTCATAGTTATAGTCCTTTGCCGCCCAAGAGGGTATTCAAGGATGAATGTCTTATCAGTCACCCAATGCTTGCCATCATCTTGAGATATATCTGCTACATCATTGGATGTAGCTCTAGGCCTCTACCCATGGACATGTTCGCAAAAAAGTAACTTGTCCAATTTTCTTTTGAAGTTCTTCATATTTCATTTTGGTAGGAATAAGTACCCATTTCACGCAATTACCACACTGCATAACATATCTATCAACGGTGATTTTTAGAAACCATGTGCGTGTATTTGCCTTCTCACGTCTTTTTGAAATGGAGACTTAATCCTAGCAAAACTAAATATGAATAAATTTGGGAGAAAAGAAGAAAAGTTATGTTTTGCTAACTTCTCCATGGGGTGGAAGCCTCAAAGTAGATTTGATGATCCAACGAATATAGTCAAGTTTTTTATGACTGATAAACCATGCATTGCTCAAGCCTCTGGGGTGGGAAGGGACAATAAATATAAAGAGTCAAAGGAGCACCAACTTAGCTGAGGtgtgagcactagtagaaaaagggtcaaatgtgaagcatattagtgccggtttgaatttgagccggcactaatgtgtctattAGTGCcgtttccaacggctaggcgggcggacatcattagtaccggttcacggagaacctttagcaccggttcgttccacgaaccggtactaatgagagtggtgacaggatgttgtcagagtggggcccctccagcacctttagtaccggttcgtgccacgaactggtactaatggtcgtcctatataaacccttcgtccaccagcactctgttcttccccctttcccctctccctctcctctattcttcccttcttcctctcgagttcatcacaaaatttgccccaaatttgtcaagatttgcaggcccccatccattcaaatgatcacaaaggttagcaactttgtcctttcatctctcattgctagattagctcttgcattggtttatatagtgattaattgtgggttttagtaatttgggaggaattatatgtggtagtatttgatttatatgcaaattgaggtcaaaataacacttagtttgcatatgtaggtgtggtttacttagtgccttctaaatctccgttgtaaccaccgtcgatcgcccgcaccgtcccgtcaccggcaccaccttgtggtgagcctcttgttcatgaaattttacataaaaaattgatgtttgtgtgatttggatatatagttactcgtataattatcttacccgtatgttgtttgttatacatagtgccatggttttgatatccgtccccgtcggccctcgcccttgttatgattcggatgtggtatattctcttttaaaactattcgttgcatttcgtgtttatgacaaattatgcccatcaagctgacatagatatttgtatgtaggaggtagttgaaccggaaattccaaccgactctattgtcgagaggttaaatttagttgaaacagaaaacgaggatttgaaagaaaaattgaaaagaattgagggggagaagatggaattggaaaactcatatgttacaaaggcatttcattttttaaataacctaagcattaccaaattgaatataatgataaaacacactaatattaaacataaaaaaagaatcactgaaaaatctattttaaaagttaagttattcacaaactagtgatttacagaaatttcaaataattcaaaatttaaactatttaaatttgaaaactacgggcactaacagaaattttgtaattttttgtacctaaagcaaaaatattaacaaagaaactctaaatacagcaaaaaacaacacaaaaataaataaaacaaaaataaataaagaaaaaaacaagaaaataaaaaagcccgcctattgGGCCAAagaggcctgcatacgactagaaacccaacgtgttgttgggccaggatgcaggcccgcaaaggccctgtAGGCCCACATGGCATCACAGAACAGGTagccccagtaggcctgctttggaaggagctcgagagagctaccgcactggggcttataaactagtgcggacgcccctcggctag
The Triticum dicoccoides isolate Atlit2015 ecotype Zavitan chromosome 3A, WEW_v2.0, whole genome shotgun sequence genome window above contains:
- the LOC119272969 gene encoding uncharacterized protein LOC119272969 — protein: MAAASGELPPAATREKKDPSFAESSPAVPAMAAEDGWSTLPGDLVRRIADSFLDDNNLDWYMDYRAVCTGWRAPTDDPRSDASDARFRPSRWIVLDEAFHSQGNLLLLNTVTGRFLRKNFPQLGDYHIVATTLDGYFVLAEKSPPHAARVLNPLTGVVIRFVAPVPPDVGIADVIFPHGSSLRLDVFSDSSRKTYSAAPHSESFVRYNHKQPLLAYDFFRKAVVGGVYASFSEASVVREMIICLGKFLPVDLAPVTEVLSLDLPGHGYGMRCFLVDLHGHICIVMKIMNPHGVSALFALQYDTETSNLCLLKTPDRYAIFIGDHRCFSVDVDEFPGTEPDCVYYTEHIGSSAHICKCNIKDNKMERISEAADFVKQDKKFVLVADRPYTIIHLLASYTINNPDSQLALQQIP